In Candidatus Dadabacteria bacterium, a genomic segment contains:
- a CDS encoding FtsQ-type POTRA domain-containing protein produces the protein MNMLTKGISAVFFFSVCGIALFAIEPLEHLTVKEVVITGNSKISSSEIIKRSGIRAGSTSMLFPTSKAKQEILENPWVSEVRVKKLLHGKIKVEIYETEPFCIVAQEGAKPHYIDVTGRRLGLAEPSQGLDFPVISSKEEVSPGLMLQAIEILNLSKSSPALGWSEISEVVVEENFGIKLLTLDRRFVTFGKNNMKSKWHKVERIIVHSRKNNLVEKDIDISSGEVGVIGYDS, from the coding sequence ATGAACATGCTGACAAAGGGAATATCGGCGGTCTTTTTCTTCTCGGTTTGCGGAATTGCTCTTTTCGCAATAGAACCGTTGGAGCATCTTACCGTAAAGGAGGTTGTCATCACAGGAAACAGCAAGATAAGTTCCTCGGAAATCATAAAACGCTCCGGAATAAGAGCCGGGTCAACATCCATGCTGTTTCCCACTTCCAAAGCAAAGCAGGAGATCCTTGAGAATCCATGGGTAAGCGAAGTGCGGGTGAAGAAGCTTCTTCACGGAAAAATAAAAGTTGAGATCTACGAAACCGAACCTTTCTGCATAGTGGCCCAGGAGGGGGCTAAGCCACACTACATAGACGTAACGGGAAGACGGCTAGGCCTAGCAGAACCGTCGCAAGGTCTTGATTTTCCGGTTATCTCAAGCAAAGAGGAAGTCAGTCCAGGTCTCATGCTCCAAGCAATCGAGATTCTCAACCTCTCCAAGTCAAGTCCGGCTCTTGGCTGGTCGGAGATTTCGGAGGTAGTAGTAGAAGAAAACTTCGGCATCAAGCTCTTAACCCTTGACCGCAGGTTCGTAACCTTCGGGAAAAACAACATGAAAAGCAAGTGGCACAAGGTTGAGAGGATAATAGTTCACTCGCGCAAGAACAACCTAGTGGAAAAAGACATAGACATAAGCTCGGGCGAGGTAGGCGTAATAGGCTACGATTCCTAA
- the murB gene encoding UDP-N-acetylmuramate dehydrogenase, which translates to MNDSTQNSDLEILVNYPMRKYLYIKVGGEAKRLVYPQNMKSFLELLRHCHESGEKVTVLGAGSNTIITEQGIDGVVVSTRKLKEVSIDGTRVEAECGAMLSSIMNRSIRLGLTGFEFAAGIPGTVGGSIYMNAGANGGEIKDAVKKVYVWHEGEEKELSREEINFEYRKSNLPEGAIVTKAVFELREGDRKKSEENVRQYLAYRNRTQPVKMANTGSVFKNPPTVSAGELLEGLGFKGLCVGGAKFSEIHANFIVNFNRAKADDIITLIEKAREAALEERNITLESEVEIMGKEARAT; encoded by the coding sequence ATGAACGACTCAACTCAAAACAGCGACCTTGAAATACTGGTCAACTACCCGATGAGGAAATACCTGTACATAAAAGTCGGTGGAGAGGCGAAACGCCTCGTGTATCCACAGAACATGAAAAGTTTCCTTGAACTGCTAAGGCACTGCCACGAGTCAGGGGAAAAAGTCACCGTGCTCGGAGCCGGTTCCAACACCATAATAACCGAGCAGGGAATAGACGGCGTAGTCGTAAGCACGAGGAAGCTAAAGGAAGTAAGCATAGACGGAACGCGCGTCGAAGCCGAATGCGGCGCAATGCTCTCATCCATAATGAACAGATCGATCCGCCTCGGACTCACAGGGTTCGAGTTCGCCGCCGGTATACCTGGAACGGTCGGAGGAAGCATATACATGAACGCCGGCGCAAACGGGGGAGAGATAAAGGACGCGGTAAAAAAAGTTTACGTATGGCACGAGGGTGAGGAAAAAGAACTGTCAAGAGAAGAGATAAATTTCGAGTACAGGAAAAGCAACCTGCCCGAGGGCGCCATAGTCACGAAAGCCGTGTTCGAACTGCGCGAAGGAGACAGGAAGAAAAGCGAGGAGAACGTGAGACAGTACCTCGCTTACAGAAACAGGACCCAGCCCGTAAAAATGGCCAACACGGGTTCGGTCTTCAAGAACCCGCCCACGGTCAGTGCGGGAGAATTGCTCGAGGGGCTGGGATTCAAGGGGCTTTGCGTCGGCGGAGCCAAGTTCTCGGAAATCCACGCGAATTTCATCGTGAACTTCAACAGGGCAAAAGCCGACGATATCATCACGCTCATCGAGAAAGCGAGGGAAGCCGCGTTGGAAGAACGGAACATAACCCTTGAGTCCGAAGTCGAAATAATGGGCAAGGAGGCGAGAGCCACATGA
- a CDS encoding UDP-N-acetylmuramate--L-alanine ligase: MYGKINKVHFIGIGGIGMSGIAEVLINMGLEVSGSDLAETQITRRLASLGAVVHTGHSSENIKGSEVVVYSSAIRKDNPEMIAAAAARVPLIPRAEMLAELMRLKFGIAVAGSHGKTTTSSMIASVLSHCGADPTIVVGGKLRTIDSNAHLGTGRFMVVEADESDGSFEKLSPVVTVLTNIDKEHLDYYGDMKALELAFSNFLHKIPFYGLAVTCADCPRTARISREFNKKILTYGINSPADLMAENIRFSKLRTSFEVTYGGYLLGEVDLSTLGAHNALNSLAAIAVGMEFGFSFEKIKEGLATFEGTERRLQLKSEKKGVKIIDDYGHHPSELEVTIEALKAAFSQEPILLFQPHRFSRTKLLYNDFVRVLGKIKHLYVLDIYPAGEKPVKGITSEKLVEDIKKAGNANARHVDDPDAFVDRMANELKKGDILLTSGAGNVWKYGDRIAERIV, translated from the coding sequence GATCTCGCGGAAACCCAGATAACCCGACGGCTGGCTTCTCTGGGAGCCGTCGTTCACACGGGTCACAGCTCGGAGAACATCAAGGGAAGCGAGGTGGTCGTATACTCATCGGCCATCAGGAAAGACAATCCCGAGATGATCGCCGCCGCAGCGGCCAGGGTTCCCCTCATACCCAGAGCGGAAATGCTCGCAGAACTGATGAGACTCAAGTTCGGCATCGCAGTAGCCGGAAGCCACGGAAAAACCACCACGTCCTCCATGATAGCGTCGGTGCTTTCCCACTGCGGTGCCGATCCAACCATAGTGGTAGGAGGAAAGCTGCGGACCATAGACTCAAACGCCCACCTTGGAACCGGACGTTTCATGGTAGTGGAAGCCGATGAGAGCGACGGATCATTCGAAAAACTCTCTCCGGTCGTCACGGTGCTCACAAATATCGACAAAGAGCACCTTGATTACTACGGAGACATGAAGGCCCTCGAGCTTGCCTTCTCCAACTTCCTGCACAAAATCCCCTTCTACGGACTCGCGGTAACATGCGCCGACTGTCCGAGAACCGCAAGGATAAGCAGGGAATTCAACAAAAAAATACTGACTTACGGAATAAACAGCCCCGCGGATCTAATGGCCGAAAACATACGCTTTTCCAAGCTGCGGACATCGTTTGAAGTAACATACGGAGGTTACCTGCTCGGAGAGGTGGATCTCAGCACTCTGGGAGCCCATAACGCCCTAAATTCCCTGGCCGCAATAGCCGTGGGAATGGAGTTCGGCTTCAGTTTCGAGAAGATAAAAGAGGGTCTTGCGACCTTTGAGGGCACGGAAAGAAGACTGCAGTTGAAAAGTGAGAAGAAAGGTGTAAAGATAATAGACGATTACGGGCATCACCCGAGTGAGCTGGAAGTCACTATAGAAGCTCTTAAGGCAGCGTTTTCCCAAGAACCGATTCTTCTCTTCCAGCCCCACAGATTTTCTAGGACAAAGCTTCTTTACAACGACTTTGTCAGGGTTTTAGGAAAAATAAAACACCTATACGTTCTTGATATATATCCCGCCGGGGAAAAACCGGTGAAGGGAATAACTTCAGAAAAGCTAGTCGAAGACATAAAGAAAGCGGGCAACGCGAACGCACGTCACGTGGATGACCCCGATGCTTTCGTGGACCGCATGGCAAACGAGCTCAAAAAAGGGGATATCCTGCTTACCTCGGGCGCCGGGAACGTCTGGAAGTACGGGGACAGGATCGCAGAACGGATCGTATGA